One region of Rhodophyticola sp. CCM32 genomic DNA includes:
- a CDS encoding aromatic ring-hydroxylating oxygenase subunit alpha produces the protein MTVSERGAIEARQAYESSRKGPPEGFPQLPDIPGDRYVDPAFNALEKTHMWHKSWVYAIHADQVPEPGSYVQWDKLGEPLFFIRGEDGEVRCFYNTCRHRGAPVVTEASGKSRGVTCQYHGWTYNTRGS, from the coding sequence ATGACCGTCTCGGAGCGTGGGGCGATTGAAGCCCGCCAAGCTTATGAATCCTCTCGCAAAGGGCCGCCCGAAGGGTTCCCGCAACTGCCCGATATCCCGGGTGATCGCTATGTCGACCCGGCGTTCAACGCGCTTGAGAAAACCCATATGTGGCACAAGTCCTGGGTCTATGCGATCCATGCCGATCAGGTGCCTGAGCCCGGCAGTTATGTGCAATGGGACAAACTGGGCGAGCCGCTGTTTTTCATCCGGGGGGAGGATGGCGAAGTCCGGTGTTTTTACAACACCTGCCGTCATCGCGGCGCGCCTGTTGTCACCGAGGCCAGCGGCAAATCGCGTGGCGTGACCTGCCAGTATCACGGCTGGACCTATAACACCCGGGGGAGCTGA
- a CDS encoding AMP-binding protein yields MQRSDVVQTALPPKDTAYAASLAAGLQASGLRAGERGLALLSSSGDIDALLAACRMLNADVMLLPATAGPDEISQASAALFPKFVVADVKDGPVKTAMTLEDLNAAMPLPDKMQASGETTAQVLFPSNLLDEVAAVFPCPQSMLLSSAKAIAARLGITAADHLAVMAEAVHPVSVLMHLAAGETGAAISRCSGRVPKRGEIAGMPASATVLIVPDVEGLMALIRGRVAYAPCLSGLRQMVVQAPGRMIPRAQKAFPGVQMLNSWSIAETAGLASLCDPADPVDTAIRTHGRPLPGVEVMIVDPRTGLDNLLFERGEIWLRTRPRFQGYIGAKRGIGHIHRRDGFLRTGLMGMLDQEGRVIL; encoded by the coding sequence ATGCAGAGATCTGACGTGGTTCAAACGGCCTTACCCCCAAAAGATACTGCATATGCCGCGTCGCTTGCGGCCGGGTTACAGGCGTCCGGGCTGCGGGCGGGGGAGAGGGGGCTTGCGCTTCTGTCCTCATCCGGTGACATAGATGCGCTTCTGGCCGCATGCCGGATGTTGAATGCGGATGTGATGCTGCTGCCGGCAACCGCCGGGCCTGATGAGATCTCCCAGGCCAGTGCGGCGCTTTTCCCCAAATTTGTGGTTGCGGATGTCAAAGACGGGCCGGTTAAGACCGCCATGACACTGGAGGATCTGAACGCGGCCATGCCCTTGCCGGACAAGATGCAGGCATCGGGCGAAACGACCGCGCAGGTTCTGTTCCCATCAAACCTGCTGGATGAGGTTGCAGCGGTCTTCCCATGTCCGCAATCCATGCTGCTATCCTCGGCAAAAGCCATTGCGGCGCGCCTTGGGATCACGGCGGCGGATCACCTCGCCGTCATGGCCGAGGCTGTGCATCCTGTCTCGGTGCTGATGCATCTGGCGGCAGGTGAGACCGGGGCGGCAATCTCCCGTTGTTCCGGGCGCGTGCCGAAACGGGGCGAGATTGCCGGGATGCCCGCCTCTGCAACGGTGTTGATCGTGCCGGATGTTGAAGGCTTGATGGCTCTTATCCGGGGGCGGGTGGCATATGCGCCGTGTTTGTCCGGTTTGCGGCAGATGGTCGTGCAGGCCCCGGGCCGCATGATCCCCCGGGCGCAGAAAGCCTTCCCCGGGGTTCAAATGCTCAACAGTTGGTCCATTGCTGAAACGGCGGGGCTGGCAAGCCTGTGTGATCCGGCTGATCCGGTTGATACGGCAATACGCACCCATGGGCGGCCTCTGCCGGGGGTTGAGGTGATGATTGTCGATCCTAGGACGGGACTGGACAATCTGCTGTTTGAGCGGGGAGAGATCTGGCTGCGCACCCGCCCCCGGTTTCAGGGCTATATCGGCGCCAAGCGGGGCATCGGTCATATCCACCGGCGCGACGGGTTTCTGCGCACCGGGCTTATGGGCATGCTGGATCAGGAAGGCCGGGTGATTTTATAG
- a CDS encoding nuclear transport factor 2 family protein, with product MSEPDIEARLDRLEARAEISELVARYCKACDDRDVPMLRSLFTRDAVVKSQDGVMTAEGVDAVMQMYKGRFDVLGISAHWTHDHILRFDDSDADHVTGEVFGHAESHRNGVSLIASLRYTDDYLRQGGAWKFRSRTLAFLYYVPVGEYAEAMGSPLRQRAYGDQRPADYPESLESWTGWTRHFQS from the coding sequence ATGTCCGAACCGGATATTGAGGCACGGCTTGACCGGTTAGAGGCCCGGGCCGAAATCTCGGAACTGGTCGCGCGTTATTGCAAGGCCTGCGATGATCGTGATGTGCCGATGCTGCGCAGCCTGTTCACCCGCGATGCGGTTGTGAAATCGCAGGATGGGGTCATGACAGCCGAAGGAGTCGATGCGGTCATGCAGATGTATAAAGGCCGGTTCGATGTGCTTGGCATTTCGGCACACTGGACCCATGACCACATTCTGCGCTTCGATGACAGCGATGCAGATCATGTCACGGGCGAAGTCTTCGGCCATGCGGAATCCCACCGGAACGGGGTCTCCCTGATCGCGTCCCTGCGCTATACGGATGATTATCTGCGCCAGGGCGGCGCATGGAAATTCCGCAGCCGGACCCTGGCTTTTCTCTATTATGTCCCGGTCGGCGAATATGCCGAGGCCATGGGCAGCCCCCTGCGCCAGCGCGCCTATGGTGACCAGCGGCCTGCCGATTACCCGGAAAGCTTGGAAAGCTGGACCGGCTGGACCCGGCATTTCCAAAGCTGA
- a CDS encoding SDR family oxidoreductase → MTDSAKENEVKWGFTDAELADHPTVYRPDLMQGKRVVVTGGGTGMGRAMTFLFARLGGHVTICGRREEKLRATADAVHKSCGAEVTTQALSIREPEAVDAFLDMVFAEGGVDTLVNNAGGQFPQDAIDFSRKGWASVIDLNLNGTWWMMQGAAQRWRDSQTGGNIINIVAHVGRGMPQAAHTCAARAGVIYLSKTVATEWAPLNIRVNCVAPGAIATEGLSAYPAEATKRFTDVNPQRRMGDVWDVAEGVVYLAADSAGFVTGEVLTIDGGMQMWGTVWPAGVPEHFSVV, encoded by the coding sequence ATGACCGATAGCGCCAAAGAAAATGAGGTGAAATGGGGTTTCACCGATGCTGAACTGGCGGATCATCCGACAGTCTATCGCCCGGATCTGATGCAGGGAAAACGCGTTGTGGTGACCGGGGGCGGCACCGGTATGGGCCGCGCGATGACCTTTCTGTTTGCCCGTCTTGGGGGCCATGTCACCATCTGTGGCCGTCGTGAGGAGAAGCTGAGAGCGACTGCTGATGCTGTGCACAAATCATGCGGTGCCGAGGTGACAACCCAAGCCCTGTCGATCCGCGAACCCGAAGCGGTTGATGCCTTTCTGGATATGGTCTTTGCCGAGGGCGGGGTGGATACGCTGGTCAATAATGCCGGTGGGCAATTCCCCCAGGATGCCATCGACTTTTCGCGCAAGGGCTGGGCCTCGGTGATTGATCTGAACCTCAATGGCACCTGGTGGATGATGCAGGGCGCCGCGCAGCGCTGGCGCGACAGTCAGACGGGTGGCAATATCATCAATATCGTTGCCCATGTGGGGCGCGGCATGCCGCAGGCGGCCCATACCTGTGCCGCAAGGGCCGGGGTGATCTATCTGTCCAAAACAGTGGCGACGGAATGGGCGCCGCTGAATATTCGCGTGAACTGTGTGGCGCCCGGTGCGATTGCGACCGAGGGCCTGTCTGCCTACCCGGCCGAGGCGACAAAACGGTTTACGGATGTCAATCCGCAGCGCCGTATGGGCGATGTCTGGGATGTGGCCGAAGGGGTGGTGTATCTGGCCGCCGATAGTGCGGGGTTCGTGACCGGCGAGGTGCTGACCATTGATGGCGGCATGCAGATGTGGGGCACGGTATGGCCTGCCGGTGTGCCCGAACATTTCAGCGTTGTCTGA
- a CDS encoding branched-chain amino acid ABC transporter permease, producing MALLVIYINWSVGRSTLGRIFSALAQDESVAASLGVSIRKYHMIAFVVSGAIGGLFGGLQSLYVYNIEPSNFGFAFVVTVLTVVVLGGRTTLLGPIMGAAIMAILPEIARPLADNRTMVNGIIMILVITFLPKGVGDAIVDAIRHRMRSMRRPRQTSKE from the coding sequence ATGGCTCTGCTGGTCATCTACATCAACTGGTCGGTCGGGCGGTCCACCCTGGGGCGGATTTTTTCGGCCCTGGCGCAGGATGAATCGGTTGCTGCCTCGCTTGGGGTGTCGATCCGCAAATATCATATGATCGCCTTTGTTGTTTCCGGCGCGATTGGCGGTCTCTTCGGCGGCCTTCAAAGCCTGTATGTCTACAATATCGAACCCTCTAATTTCGGCTTTGCCTTTGTGGTCACCGTTTTGACGGTTGTCGTGCTGGGCGGGCGCACAACCCTGCTTGGTCCGATTATGGGGGCCGCGATCATGGCCATTCTGCCGGAAATTGCCCGCCCCCTGGCCGATAACCGGACCATGGTTAACGGGATCATCATGATCCTTGTCATCACCTTCCTGCCCAAGGGGGTCGGCGATGCGATTGTTGACGCGATCAGGCATCGCATGCGGTCGATGCGCCGCCCCCGGCAGACCAGCAAAGAGTGA
- a CDS encoding ABC transporter permease subunit, whose protein sequence is MQFYYSYQPVIDFFLLSLGFAYSQQIALRAGVFSIGTAAFAALGGYLVAILVTRTEMPIWLVIPAGAGIGAFGGYILSIPLARLRGAFVAIATLAFVKVIIALLLYFEDFTGGGSGDQQHPARHEHMVIGADGSAGHLHQLVGRAVHPGADFFGPGAG, encoded by the coding sequence ATGCAGTTCTACTATTCCTATCAGCCGGTTATCGACTTCTTCCTGTTGAGCCTGGGCTTCGCCTATTCACAACAGATCGCCCTGCGGGCCGGGGTCTTTTCCATCGGCACAGCGGCTTTCGCGGCGCTGGGCGGGTATCTGGTTGCAATCCTTGTGACCCGAACCGAAATGCCCATATGGCTTGTCATTCCGGCAGGCGCGGGTATCGGGGCCTTTGGCGGCTATATTCTGTCCATTCCGCTGGCCAGATTGCGCGGCGCCTTTGTGGCGATTGCCACGCTGGCCTTTGTCAAAGTCATCATCGCACTGCTGCTGTATTTTGAAGATTTCACCGGTGGGGGCAGTGGGGATCAGCAGCATCCCGCGCGTCATGAACACATGGTCATTGGCGCTGATGGCTCTGCTGGTCATCTACATCAACTGGTCGGTCGGGCGGTCCACCCTGGGGCGGATTTTTTCGGCCCTGGCGCAGGATGA
- a CDS encoding 2Fe-2S iron-sulfur cluster-binding protein, producing the protein MPMIHATDRQGQTHDIMANEGASLMETLRDKGGLDIAAICGGMCACATCHVHVAPDWMDKLPEAEPDETELVEFSPAYEEARSRLSCQIPVTEALDGLTLTLAPEE; encoded by the coding sequence ATGCCGATGATACACGCGACCGACCGACAGGGGCAGACCCATGACATCATGGCGAATGAGGGGGCAAGCCTGATGGAAACCCTGCGCGACAAGGGCGGTCTTGATATCGCGGCGATCTGTGGCGGCATGTGCGCCTGCGCAACCTGTCATGTCCATGTCGCCCCCGACTGGATGGACAAGCTGCCCGAGGCGGAACCTGATGAAACGGAGCTGGTGGAATTCAGCCCTGCCTATGAAGAGGCCCGGTCCCGCCTCAGCTGCCAGATTCCGGTGACCGAAGCGCTGGATGGTCTGACGCTGACACTGGCGCCAGAGGAATAG
- a CDS encoding enoyl-CoA hydratase/isomerase family protein, giving the protein MTEGGHADGAYMRRDGAVAIIVLARPERRNAVDAETSARVDALIRAAEADDEIGAIVLTAEGDRAFCSGMDLKEAAQIGPGHGLLPGAGFCGVTERAISKPLIAAVNGAAVAGGLEICLACDLVVAADHAIFGLPEITHGMVAFTGGVQRLAQTLPRAAAMEIILTGHPIDAQRMQALGLVNRVVPAPSLMDETLSLAGLVLANPRSAVTRAKALFEAARDLPLPDAIAEGHARADHLMRSTDSRAGIAAYAGKRNQRRDSE; this is encoded by the coding sequence GTGACAGAGGGGGGGCACGCCGATGGTGCCTATATGCGCCGGGACGGGGCGGTTGCGATCATTGTGCTGGCGCGACCGGAAAGGCGCAATGCGGTGGATGCCGAAACATCCGCCCGGGTTGATGCCCTGATCCGCGCGGCCGAGGCGGATGATGAGATCGGCGCCATCGTTCTGACCGCAGAAGGTGACCGCGCCTTTTGTTCGGGTATGGATTTGAAAGAGGCCGCGCAGATCGGCCCGGGCCATGGGCTGCTTCCGGGTGCGGGGTTTTGCGGCGTTACCGAACGGGCAATTTCAAAACCTCTGATCGCTGCGGTCAACGGGGCCGCAGTTGCAGGCGGGCTTGAGATTTGTCTGGCCTGCGATCTGGTTGTGGCGGCGGATCATGCGATCTTTGGCCTGCCCGAAATCACCCATGGCATGGTGGCCTTCACCGGCGGGGTGCAGCGGCTGGCGCAGACCCTGCCGCGCGCCGCCGCGATGGAGATTATCCTGACCGGGCACCCGATTGATGCACAGCGGATGCAGGCGCTTGGGCTTGTGAACCGCGTGGTTCCGGCCCCAAGTCTTATGGACGAAACCCTGTCCCTGGCCGGTCTGGTTCTGGCCAACCCCCGCTCGGCAGTGACCCGGGCGAAGGCATTGTTCGAGGCCGCGCGTGATCTGCCATTGCCGGATGCCATTGCCGAAGGCCATGCGCGGGCTGATCATCTGATGCGCTCAACCGATAGCCGCGCGGGGATCGCGGCCTATGCGGGGAAACGCAACCAACGCCGGGATTCAGAATGA
- a CDS encoding VOC family protein: protein MSRFASPIMQLGYVVDDLDRAMIHWIETLGVGPFFVVNGIPMAELQYRGTEIHLDQRVALAQDGPVQIELLQQTGGDRSCFSDFLETRGPGLHHVCAVSTDLKADLADWAARGVEVLQGGCTAAGIPFAYLDTDPMQSGSVLELVQSSPGLLRYFDMVASAAQDWDGSNPVRHV from the coding sequence ATGAGCCGTTTCGCATCGCCGATCATGCAGCTTGGTTATGTGGTCGATGATCTTGACAGGGCGATGATCCATTGGATCGAAACGCTTGGTGTCGGCCCGTTTTTCGTTGTGAATGGCATACCGATGGCTGAATTGCAGTATCGCGGCACAGAGATCCATCTGGATCAAAGGGTGGCTTTGGCCCAGGACGGGCCGGTGCAGATCGAACTTTTGCAGCAAACCGGCGGCGACCGGTCCTGTTTCAGCGACTTTCTTGAAACGCGCGGCCCCGGCCTGCACCATGTCTGCGCGGTCAGCACAGATCTGAAGGCTGACCTGGCAGATTGGGCTGCGCGGGGTGTGGAGGTTCTGCAAGGCGGGTGCACGGCAGCAGGCATTCCCTTTGCCTATCTTGATACGGACCCGATGCAATCCGGCTCTGTGCTGGAACTGGTTCAATCCAGCCCCGGCCTGCTGCGCTATTTCGACATGGTCGCATCCGCCGCACAGGATTGGGATGGAAGCAACCCTGTGCGCCATGTCTGA
- a CDS encoding RHO alpha subunit C-terminal catalytic domain-containing protein, which yields MSCRGLIQIRCENIGTLYFVNLDPEAMPLRDYLGPVARTLDDMSPDKLILVDSASIDVACNVKVMIDAFLEVYHLKSIHQNTVDKFLDHRGSAITLWPGGHSRMVTPFKREGWKDPGVKGLPMVEGVDPWYEGTNLSVMGYPNMVSPVSPHGIPILLFWPKTLDTMTVDVHWFGPDWGDGPRPDRWDMRIANFHAILEEDLQFADKIQTSVQSAGLRGFPLNYQERRIYHWHEELDRRIGAARIPDGLGVKQILEDFIDLPGQGPADARERGRSTAESVLS from the coding sequence ATGTCCTGTCGTGGCCTTATTCAGATCCGGTGCGAGAATATCGGCACGCTTTATTTCGTAAATCTCGACCCTGAGGCAATGCCGTTGCGGGATTATCTGGGGCCGGTGGCGCGCACGCTTGATGATATGTCACCCGATAAGCTGATCCTGGTGGACAGTGCCTCCATCGATGTGGCCTGCAATGTGAAAGTGATGATTGATGCGTTTCTTGAGGTCTATCACCTGAAATCCATCCATCAGAATACGGTTGATAAATTCCTCGATCATCGGGGCTCGGCAATCACGCTCTGGCCCGGTGGCCATTCCCGCATGGTCACGCCTTTCAAGCGCGAGGGCTGGAAAGACCCCGGTGTGAAGGGCCTGCCGATGGTGGAGGGTGTCGACCCCTGGTACGAGGGCACGAACCTGTCGGTCATGGGCTATCCCAATATGGTCAGCCCGGTCTCGCCCCATGGCATTCCGATCCTGCTGTTCTGGCCAAAGACGCTGGATACGATGACGGTTGATGTGCATTGGTTCGGCCCCGATTGGGGCGATGGGCCACGACCGGACCGGTGGGATATGCGGATCGCCAATTTCCATGCCATTCTGGAAGAGGACCTGCAATTCGCCGACAAGATCCAGACCTCCGTGCAATCTGCGGGTCTGCGCGGATTTCCCCTGAATTATCAGGAACGTCGCATCTATCACTGGCATGAAGAGCTTGACCGCCGGATCGGTGCCGCGCGTATTCCGGACGGTCTGGGTGTCAAACAAATCCTGGAGGATTTCATTGACCTTCCCGGTCAGGGCCCTGCGGATGCGCGGGAACGGGGTCGCAGCACCGCAGAATCCGTGTTGTCGTGA
- a CDS encoding branched-chain amino acid ABC transporter permease, whose translation MNGVVSGSIYALFGLGFTLLFGVQKLLNLAHGAVFMAGAFIAYYCVIIGLPFWVALLFAMLATGVISVIVELVAFRQIRKQVDPEFPAIVSSLGVDLILINIAQNLSNTRVLSMPFGTFPVEFYNIFGLRISLLQIVILVLVAALVAALVAALVYYLQKTSFGRQVRAVAQNERAAALLGVSSASVYMQTFFIAGALAGVAGVLIGLSFNSIHFLMGEPYLLYAFVVVVIGGIGSVQGAVVAAILLGVTQALTKAYLSSTLSDAIIFSLLFVALLLFPNGLFGKAVLSAGGDRQ comes from the coding sequence ATGAATGGCGTGGTGTCAGGGTCGATCTATGCCCTGTTCGGCCTGGGTTTTACGCTGCTTTTCGGGGTTCAGAAACTGCTGAACCTTGCCCATGGCGCGGTCTTCATGGCGGGGGCTTTCATTGCCTATTACTGCGTCATCATAGGCCTGCCGTTCTGGGTGGCCCTGCTGTTCGCGATGCTTGCGACAGGGGTGATCTCGGTCATTGTCGAACTGGTGGCCTTTCGACAAATCCGAAAACAGGTGGACCCTGAATTTCCTGCGATCGTCTCGTCGCTTGGGGTTGATCTTATCCTGATCAATATCGCGCAGAACCTGTCGAATACCCGGGTGTTGAGCATGCCGTTCGGCACCTTTCCGGTTGAATTCTATAATATTTTCGGGCTGCGTATATCGCTGCTGCAAATCGTGATCCTTGTGTTGGTGGCGGCGCTGGTGGCGGCGTTGGTGGCCGCTTTGGTCTATTATCTGCAAAAAACAAGCTTTGGCCGCCAGGTGCGCGCGGTGGCGCAGAATGAACGGGCGGCGGCCCTGCTTGGGGTCAGCTCGGCCAGCGTCTATATGCAGACCTTCTTCATCGCGGGCGCGCTTGCGGGCGTGGCAGGCGTGCTGATCGGGTTGTCGTTCAATTCGATTCATTTTCTGATGGGGGAACCCTATCTGCTTTATGCCTTTGTGGTGGTGGTGATCGGCGGCATCGGTTCGGTTCAGGGGGCGGTGGTTGCGGCGATTTTGCTGGGCGTCACACAGGCGCTGACCAAGGCCTATCTGTCCTCGACCCTGTCTGATGCGATTATCTTCAGCTTACTGTTCGTGGCGTTGCTGCTCTTTCCCAACGGGTTGTTCGGCAAAGCCGTGCTGAGCGCGGGGGGCGATCGGCAATGA
- a CDS encoding SDR family NAD(P)-dependent oxidoreductase: MSKIAFITGGAQGLGLSITEAALDHGYEVAVFDRDAVASDALVTREAARNRKVQAFKGDVADMSAINSALDALGKAPDLLVNNAGIVRFHPLMETTEEIFRSVIDTNLTGAFLVARACAERMIANGSGNIINITSTAGIASSPGVNAYVAAKAGLAALTELMALEWGPLGVRVNAVAPGMIDGGVSTPIYQNNEAARTRRGGAVPARRLGQPEDISAAVMYLASEAASYVHGHQLVVDGGLTRSVMSQLPWTRD; this comes from the coding sequence ATGTCAAAGATTGCATTTATCACCGGAGGCGCCCAGGGTTTGGGTCTGTCGATCACCGAGGCGGCACTGGATCACGGCTATGAGGTCGCGGTGTTTGATCGCGATGCCGTAGCCTCTGACGCGCTTGTCACCCGCGAGGCGGCCCGCAACCGCAAGGTGCAGGCGTTCAAAGGAGATGTGGCAGATATGTCGGCCATCAACTCCGCGCTGGACGCGCTTGGTAAAGCCCCCGATCTTCTGGTGAACAATGCAGGTATCGTGCGGTTTCATCCCCTGATGGAAACCACCGAAGAGATTTTCCGCAGCGTCATCGACACCAACCTGACCGGAGCGTTCCTTGTCGCCCGGGCCTGTGCCGAGCGGATGATTGCAAACGGCTCCGGGAATATCATCAACATCACCTCGACCGCTGGCATCGCCTCAAGCCCCGGGGTGAACGCCTATGTCGCCGCCAAGGCGGGTCTGGCCGCGTTGACAGAGCTGATGGCGCTGGAATGGGGACCGTTGGGCGTGCGGGTCAACGCTGTCGCGCCCGGCATGATCGACGGCGGCGTTTCAACCCCGATCTATCAGAACAACGAGGCGGCGCGCACCCGGCGCGGCGGCGCCGTACCGGCCAGGCGTCTTGGACAGCCCGAAGATATTTCCGCCGCTGTCATGTATCTGGCGTCAGAAGCGGCAAGCTATGTGCATGGGCATCAACTTGTTGTCGATGGCGGATTGACGCGCAGTGTCATGTCACAGCTTCCCTGGACCAGGGATTAA
- a CDS encoding class I adenylate-forming enzyme family protein has product MLQFGEFAAVTTIGDLLLGTAQARPDVDALVFPDDRRSFSALAAGAMRRARGLYALGVRPGDHVGILLPSCIPYAELFFATALLGAISVPINARYRSSELRYILRNADLKLVVTTGQVAEKVNFIDRLTEAFPDLADQRPGERLALADAPKLSAVLLICDAEAPGFLSASAVDAAAETVDDAVIHSLRRRVCVRETGLILYTSGTTSHPKGCMISHEALVRTGQGLATRYQMTSDDVFWSPLPMFHIGALFPICASYSVGATYVSMPYFEGGEALRLIEEERATIGYPAFGTFIADMIYHPDFEQRDLSALRLMNSNMAMQPPSFRKALQEKMPDCIQVGTFGMTETSGTVTTSMPGDSYTTRTERLGKPLDGLEVRIVDENGRDLPAGEIGEILVRGFSIFSAYYKDADKTAEVLRDGWFHSGDLGSQDGDGTLLFHGRLKDMLKVGGENVAAQEIENLVGQHEAVKLCQVVGRSDPRLVEVPVAVVELVPGASVQGADLIAFCKGKVASFKVPRDVHFVTEWPMSASKIQKFKLREMVEGR; this is encoded by the coding sequence ATGCTGCAATTCGGGGAATTCGCCGCCGTCACCACAATTGGCGATCTGCTGCTTGGAACGGCGCAGGCGCGGCCGGATGTGGATGCGCTGGTGTTTCCCGATGACCGGCGCAGTTTCAGCGCCCTGGCCGCTGGCGCGATGCGCCGGGCGCGGGGGCTTTATGCGCTTGGGGTGCGCCCGGGCGATCATGTGGGTATTCTTCTGCCAAGCTGCATTCCTTATGCGGAGCTGTTTTTTGCGACAGCGCTACTTGGGGCGATCTCTGTCCCGATCAACGCGCGCTATCGCAGTTCCGAATTGCGCTACATCCTGCGCAATGCGGATCTGAAACTTGTCGTGACCACGGGGCAGGTGGCTGAAAAGGTGAATTTCATCGACCGGTTGACCGAGGCTTTCCCGGACCTTGCCGATCAGCGGCCGGGCGAAAGACTTGCCCTTGCGGATGCCCCGAAACTGAGTGCGGTATTGCTGATATGCGATGCAGAGGCGCCGGGTTTTTTGTCAGCCTCCGCTGTGGATGCGGCTGCGGAAACGGTGGATGACGCGGTGATCCACAGCCTGCGGCGGCGGGTCTGCGTGCGTGAAACCGGGCTGATCCTTTATACATCGGGCACCACCTCGCACCCCAAAGGTTGCATGATCTCGCATGAGGCTCTGGTGCGCACGGGGCAGGGGCTTGCGACGCGGTATCAAATGACCTCTGACGATGTTTTCTGGTCGCCGCTGCCGATGTTTCATATCGGGGCACTGTTCCCGATCTGTGCGTCCTATTCCGTCGGCGCAACCTATGTCTCGATGCCGTATTTCGAGGGCGGCGAAGCATTGCGCCTGATCGAAGAGGAACGGGCGACCATTGGCTACCCGGCTTTTGGAACCTTTATCGCCGACATGATCTATCACCCGGATTTCGAGCAACGCGACCTTTCCGCATTGCGGTTGATGAACAGCAATATGGCGATGCAGCCGCCATCGTTCCGCAAGGCGTTGCAGGAAAAGATGCCCGATTGCATTCAGGTCGGTACATTCGGGATGACGGAAACCTCGGGCACGGTGACCACAAGCATGCCCGGTGACAGCTATACCACCCGGACCGAACGGCTGGGCAAACCCCTTGATGGGCTGGAGGTGCGGATTGTCGATGAAAACGGGCGTGATCTGCCTGCCGGAGAGATCGGCGAAATCCTTGTGCGGGGGTTCAGCATTTTCAGCGCCTATTACAAGGATGCGGATAAAACCGCCGAGGTGCTGCGCGATGGCTGGTTTCATTCCGGCGATCTGGGATCACAGGATGGCGATGGCACATTGCTGTTTCACGGACGCCTGAAAGACATGCTGAAAGTGGGTGGCGAAAACGTTGCCGCGCAGGAGATCGAAAACCTCGTGGGTCAACATGAGGCGGTGAAACTCTGCCAGGTGGTGGGCCGGTCTGATCCCAGACTGGTCGAGGTGCCGGTTGCCGTGGTCGAGCTTGTGCCCGGTGCCAGCGTTCAGGGCGCGGATCTGATCGCTTTCTGCAAAGGCAAAGTCGCCAGTTTCAAAGTGCCGCGCGATGTGCATTTCGTGACGGAATGGCCCATGTCCGCCAGCAAGATCCAGAAATTCAAGCTTCGTGAGATGGTTGAGGGCCGGTAA
- a CDS encoding ABC transporter ATP-binding protein, translated as MILDIKNLHVAYQGIKALRGVSLHVDQGEMVSIIGSNGAGKSTLLNAISRVIAMSDGQILFKGSEIRRVTAHKVARQGLLQVPEGRQILGEMTVLENLQVGQLALGGRPAKYSLSDVYALFPVLQERHAQLGGTLSGGQQQMLAIGRAMMGGPDLLLLDEPSLGLSPLMTDEVFAALERLNHDGLTVLLVEQNAHRALALTSRAYVLDRGQVVHDGKSTDLAGDTSIIESYLGV; from the coding sequence ATGATACTGGACATCAAGAACCTGCATGTCGCCTATCAGGGCATCAAGGCGCTGCGCGGGGTCAGCCTGCATGTGGATCAGGGAGAGATGGTGTCGATTATCGGCTCCAACGGGGCGGGAAAATCGACCCTGTTGAACGCCATCAGCCGTGTGATCGCGATGAGCGATGGGCAGATCCTGTTCAAAGGGTCGGAAATTCGCCGTGTTACGGCCCATAAAGTGGCCCGGCAGGGCCTGTTGCAGGTGCCCGAAGGGCGCCAGATTCTCGGGGAAATGACGGTTCTGGAAAACCTGCAGGTGGGGCAGCTGGCCCTTGGCGGGCGGCCCGCGAAATACAGCCTGTCCGATGTCTATGCCCTGTTTCCGGTTCTTCAGGAACGGCATGCGCAACTGGGGGGCACGCTGTCCGGCGGGCAGCAGCAGATGCTGGCCATCGGCCGCGCCATGATGGGGGGGCCGGATCTGCTGCTTCTGGATGAGCCCAGCCTGGGCCTGTCGCCCCTGATGACCGATGAGGTTTTCGCCGCGCTGGAACGGTTGAACCATGATGGCCTGACGGTTCTGCTTGTCGAGCAGAATGCCCATCGCGCGCTGGCCCTGACATCCCGGGCCTATGTGCTGGATCGCGGGCAGGTTGTGCATGATGGCAAAAGCACCGATCTGGCCGGCGATACATCCATTATCGAAAGTTATCTGGGCGTCTGA